From the Thermodesulfobacteriota bacterium genome, the window GCCTCGAGTTCCCTTTTCTTCCCTCCTCCAAGGGCCAAGGCCCGGCCGGGGCCTCGCCTCACCTTCCCGATCACACGGATGGGGATGGAGGCCTTCTCGAAGGCCCGTTGAACTCCGGCGTAATCTTCCGGCGAAACCGTAAGGAGCAACGACCCGGAGGCGATCGTCCTTAAAGGGTCGATGCCGAAGGCCTGGCAAAGCGCCTGGGATTCGGGATAGACGAAGACCTCCTGGAGGTCGACCTCGAAGGTCTTTTCCGAAGCCATGGCCATCTCTACGATCCCGTTGATCAGCCCGCCCTCGGTGGGGTCGTGCATCGAATGGATCTCGGCAGAACGGCAGGCGATCTGGGCCGCCCGAAGGACGTCGATCCCGGGATCGAAGATGAAGTTTTTCGCCTTCCGGATCAGGGAGGAGCGGAACCCCTTGGCCATCAACTCCGCCCCCTTCTCCCTTGCGATGATCGATGTCCCTTCGATGCAGACGCCTTTGGCCATGAGGAGGAGGTCTCCGTGTTTTGCCCCGCTGGTTTGAACCAGTCTCTTCTTTGGGACCTCGCCGATCATGTGGCCGGAGAGAATGATCCGATCCAACCCCGGGGTGATCTCGGTGTGGCCTCCGATGAAGGAGAGACCAAAACGGCGGCAGGCCTGGGAGATTTGGCGGAAGACCTCCTGGACGACTTTAGGGTCCGTCCCCTTTTCCGGAAAGAGGAGGGTCGCCAGAAAGTATTTCGGAGTGGCCCCGCGGGTGGCGATGTCGTTGAGGTTGACGACGACGCCGTAGTAGCCGATCTCTTCCGTGGTGAAGGTGATGGGATCGGAGGTGAAGACCCAGTCATATTTCGATCCCGGTCCCGGATCGATCACCGCGGCATCTTCACCGATTTTGGGTCCTAAGACGACCGTGGGATCGAGGCGACAGTATCGCTTCAGAACCTTGTTGAGAAGAGTCAATGGAAGTTTGCCGGGCTCCAACATGGAGGCGGATTCCCACCTTAAGTTTGGGTAAAACATTAAAACAGATCGAGCGGGAACCGCAAGGGAGGGTTGGGCGGGAAGAAGTCAACAGGAGAGGGCCTGGCCGGTGGATAAGGCCCTCTCCTCGATTTTCAGCAGAAGACGTCAAAGGTTTATTTTTATAGTGGACAATGCCTTCTCCATCAGGAGCTCGTAGGCGCTCTTCTTTCCGAGCACCGGTTCTTTCTTCTTCTGGCTCCAGATCGTCTCCGGCCGGCTCTGAACCATATAAATGTTGAAAGGGAAGGGATTCTGGCGGTCGATGGCCCACTCGATGTCCTGGGCGCCTCCATAATAGTCTTCGATTCTCTTCGCATATCGTGCCAGCTCGAGGACCTCCTCGTCCGCGAGGCAGGGGATCTCTCTCCGATCGGGAGGGATGTCTCGGTGCATGACCCCTCCGCTTCGAGGGTCGAAGACGCATTCGGTCTCTTTTAAAGAGATCTCCTTCACCAGGTCCAGGGTCACCTTATCGACGACGAATTTGTCAGGATTGCAGAGACCTGCGACGACCGTCTCTCCCAATCCCCAGTTGCCTTCGATGACCACCTTGGAGGGATCTCCGTTGAGGGGATTAAGGGTGAACATCACCCCAGCACACCGGGCATCGACCATCTTCTGGACGCCCACGCTGATCAAAACCTTTTCGTGCGGAAAGCCCATCTTCACCCGGTAGGAGATGGCCCTTGGAGTGAAGAGGCTCGCCATGCATTGCTTGATCTTTTTGAGCACCTCGTCGATCCCACGGACCCAGAGAAAGGTGTCCTGCTGACCGGCGAAGCTCGCCCCGG encodes:
- a CDS encoding AIR synthase family protein translates to MLEPGKLPLTLLNKVLKRYCRLDPTVVLGPKIGEDAAVIDPGPGSKYDWVFTSDPITFTTEEIGYYGVVVNLNDIATRGATPKYFLATLLFPEKGTDPKVVQEVFRQISQACRRFGLSFIGGHTEITPGLDRIILSGHMIGEVPKKRLVQTSGAKHGDLLLMAKGVCIEGTSIIAREKGAELMAKGFRSSLIRKAKNFIFDPGIDVLRAAQIACRSAEIHSMHDPTEGGLINGIVEMAMASEKTFEVDLQEVFVYPESQALCQAFGIDPLRTIASGSLLLTVSPEDYAGVQRAFEKASIPIRVIGKVRRGPGRALALGGGKKRELEAVSRDEILKIF
- a CDS encoding phenylphosphate synthase subunit beta translates to MPYTLWFDKAGKEAIALVGGKNASLGELIRADIPVPPGFSVTTEAYLDFITGSLKEEIEKILARVNLQDVASLEEASQAIQGLIANTPFSQRMTEEIASNYEALANVFNTPDLPVAVRSSATAEDLPGASFAGQQDTFLWVRGIDEVLKKIKQCMASLFTPRAISYRVKMGFPHEKVLISVGVQKMVDARCAGVMFTLNPLNGDPSKVVIEGNWGLGETVVAGLCNPDKFVVDKVTLDLVKEISLKETECVFDPRSGGVMHRDIPPDRREIPCLADEEVLELARYAKRIEDYYGGAQDIEWAIDRQNPFPFNIYMVQSRPETIWSQKKKEPVLGKKSAYELLMEKALSTIKINL